A genomic segment from Vagococcus zengguangii encodes:
- a CDS encoding response regulator transcription factor, whose protein sequence is MIKLLLVEDDKLLSDSVAEILSEVGDVTQVYTGDEGYYEATENEYDALILDVMLPGLNGYQILEKIREAGLTIPVLMLTAKDSLEDKIKGFQEGADDYLTKPFHREELLLRVMAMLKRSLNLVGDNQLSLGNTKVALNSHQVTVADNDIELNGKEFDLLVYLMQQKNRILTKEQIFQRIWGFDSETSYSVVEVYMSHLRKKLAKGQSNLLINTIRNVGYILAVNENE, encoded by the coding sequence ATGATTAAGTTATTATTAGTAGAAGACGATAAGTTATTATCAGATAGTGTCGCTGAGATCTTATCTGAGGTTGGGGATGTCACACAAGTTTATACAGGTGATGAAGGTTATTATGAAGCGACCGAAAATGAATATGATGCATTGATTTTAGATGTGATGTTACCAGGTTTAAATGGTTACCAAATTTTAGAGAAAATTAGAGAAGCTGGCTTGACGATTCCGGTATTAATGCTAACAGCAAAAGATAGCCTAGAAGATAAAATTAAAGGGTTTCAAGAGGGGGCAGACGATTATTTAACAAAGCCCTTTCACCGTGAAGAATTATTATTACGCGTGATGGCGATGTTGAAGCGTAGTCTAAATTTAGTTGGTGATAACCAGCTGAGTCTGGGAAACACAAAAGTTGCGCTTAATTCTCACCAAGTAACAGTAGCGGACAACGACATAGAGTTAAACGGAAAAGAATTTGATTTACTAGTCTATCTGATGCAACAAAAGAATCGTATTTTAACAAAGGAACAGATTTTTCAACGTATTTGGGGATTTGATTCGGAAACATCTTATTCTGTTGTGGAAGTTTACATGAGTCATTTACGTAAAAAATTGGCTAAAGGGCAAAGTAATTTGTTAATTAATACTATTCGAAATGTCGGATATATTTTAGCGGTGAATGAAAATGAATAG
- the aroE gene encoding shikimate dehydrogenase, which yields MITGTTRMAAVLAKPIKHSLSPFIHNLAFTQSGEDGVYLAFEIEETSLADSISMIKSWHMYGVNLSMPYKQLAIAHMDELSGEVTKLGAMNTVVNRDGRLIGYNTDGVGFVNSLNFYGIELTSQRVLILGAGGAAMAIIYALAQAGVAQLVVAKRQNETFEAIKTKLRQIAEEISCEIDVIPFEASELKLACQQATMIVNTTNVGMTGQTQERLIEADWLTSKPLVIDIIYQPLTTPFLAMAQQQGCKTYNGVGMLLFQALAAFELWTGQQVDPEPIYQQLTQLIEEKNKQ from the coding sequence ATGATAACTGGAACCACAAGAATGGCAGCCGTTTTGGCTAAACCCATTAAACATAGTTTATCCCCATTTATTCATAATTTGGCGTTTACGCAAAGTGGTGAAGACGGCGTTTATTTAGCGTTTGAAATCGAAGAAACGTCTTTGGCTGATAGTATTAGTATGATTAAAAGTTGGCATATGTACGGCGTGAATTTATCGATGCCCTATAAACAGTTAGCGATTGCGCACATGGACGAGTTGTCTGGTGAAGTGACCAAGTTAGGTGCCATGAATACGGTGGTCAATCGTGATGGACGACTAATTGGTTATAATACAGATGGCGTCGGGTTCGTGAATAGTTTGAACTTTTACGGGATAGAGTTAACCTCGCAACGTGTGTTAATTTTAGGTGCTGGTGGTGCGGCGATGGCAATTATTTATGCTTTAGCACAAGCTGGTGTTGCTCAGCTAGTGGTAGCAAAGCGTCAAAATGAAACATTTGAGGCAATTAAAACTAAGTTGCGTCAAATTGCTGAAGAAATTAGTTGTGAAATTGACGTAATACCGTTTGAAGCATCAGAGTTGAAATTGGCGTGTCAACAGGCAACCATGATTGTTAATACAACCAACGTTGGTATGACCGGGCAAACGCAAGAACGATTAATCGAGGCAGATTGGCTGACATCAAAACCGCTTGTCATCGATATTATTTATCAACCATTAACGACACCATTTTTGGCGATGGCTCAACAACAAGGGTGTAAAACATACAACGGGGTCGGGATGCTGTTATTTCAAGCACTGGCTGCTTTTGAATTGTGGACCGGCCAGCAAGTCGATCCTGAGCCAATTTACCAACAACTTACGCAATTAATTGAGGAGAAAAATAAGCAATGA
- a CDS encoding YdcF family protein produces MESSQFFYLFLLIIPLILCVWSLVKRPTSLFTGALSCYMLAMLGFFGVIQLENISPILAYVIAVPIAIVLVLLSIFGIYAMIVALFWNERVLLKYERKTFANYLPLLVATALLILAVTNFIQNYYFSDVKWITTPFSFVITIASYFAAVFFFFSVTAILYNILPIRGKVDYIIILGAGLNKDKVTPLLASRIEAGVKLYYAQQKKYQHAPTIIVSGGQGPDEAVSESFAMAEYIKEKYPDITTVLLEDQSTNTEENLRFSEQVAQQQGETRTFKQCNVVVATNNYHLLRAGKLAKLQGLNVQGVGSKTRWFYLPTAFIREYIGYLVLTKKKHLIIILLLFVTTIGAELFEWIVSKLI; encoded by the coding sequence ATGGAGAGTTCTCAATTCTTTTACTTATTTTTATTAATCATCCCACTGATTTTATGTGTTTGGTCGCTGGTTAAACGACCAACGAGTTTATTCACAGGAGCATTATCGTGTTATATGTTGGCGATGCTTGGTTTCTTTGGTGTCATTCAATTAGAAAACATCTCACCCATACTCGCTTATGTAATCGCGGTACCCATCGCTATCGTACTAGTATTGCTTTCTATTTTTGGTATATACGCCATGATAGTTGCCCTTTTTTGGAACGAACGTGTTTTGCTTAAATACGAACGAAAAACTTTTGCTAACTATCTACCGCTACTAGTTGCCACTGCGCTATTGATTTTAGCTGTCACGAACTTTATTCAGAACTATTATTTTAGTGATGTTAAATGGATTACGACACCTTTTTCATTTGTGATTACCATCGCTTCATATTTTGCAGCTGTCTTTTTCTTTTTTAGCGTTACAGCTATTTTATACAATATATTACCAATCAGAGGCAAAGTTGATTACATTATAATTTTAGGAGCTGGCTTAAACAAGGACAAAGTGACCCCACTACTGGCTTCACGTATTGAAGCTGGTGTCAAATTATATTACGCTCAACAAAAAAAATATCAACACGCACCGACGATTATTGTTTCCGGTGGACAAGGTCCTGACGAAGCTGTTTCAGAAAGCTTTGCGATGGCTGAATATATTAAAGAAAAATATCCCGATATAACAACTGTATTGCTTGAAGACCAATCCACCAACACAGAAGAAAATTTACGTTTTTCTGAACAAGTTGCACAACAACAAGGTGAAACACGTACATTCAAACAATGCAATGTCGTTGTGGCGACCAACAATTATCATTTATTACGTGCGGGGAAATTAGCCAAATTACAAGGACTAAATGTTCAAGGTGTTGGCTCTAAAACAAGATGGTTCTATTTACCAACAGCTTTTATTCGCGAATATATTGGTTACTTAGTTCTAACTAAGAAAAAACACTTAATCATTATTTTATTGCTATTTGTTACCACCATTGGAGCTGAACTTTTCGAATGGATTGTTTCAAAGCTAATCTAA
- a CDS encoding sensor histidine kinase, with amino-acid sequence MNSESRHLRSLFFRNALSFALIFLFLGFIVNGLITSSLYRNIDEELVRSSQDKYLIARELMRSLQESNDDSYNLPPSNQGSSDVNSFQTQVVLWASDGTIANGLGLGSRLENFSNLKLNPQRAGKIETISLDTDQYQGLRFRSLLVETGNSVIPYAQLLSNTNSLEESLVMFQKILIVCMVVFGLISLWVSYYLAKLNLQPIIKSWKKQQEFVENASHELRTPLTVIQAKLEKLFINPQHTVMEESESIAIALSEAKRLGQLTNSLLMLARSDGNQLVVNKERQMTDSFIKEVVNPFIEISELDDKQLIIEENQLLEVSFDRNLMKQLLVILLDNALKYTEESDSITISSKQSAQNWELIISDTGIGVKEEDLSRIFERFYREDSARQRDTGGHGLGLSIAKWITSSHGGSIVAELNQPKGTRFIITLPLKSSQ; translated from the coding sequence ATGAATAGTGAGAGTCGTCATTTACGCTCTTTGTTTTTCAGGAATGCGTTATCCTTTGCATTGATTTTCTTATTTTTAGGTTTTATCGTTAATGGACTGATTACGAGTTCTTTATATCGTAATATCGACGAAGAACTAGTGAGGTCTTCTCAGGATAAGTACCTAATTGCTCGTGAATTGATGCGTTCTTTGCAAGAATCAAATGACGATTCGTACAATTTGCCGCCTAGTAATCAAGGGAGTAGTGATGTTAACTCTTTTCAAACGCAAGTGGTCTTGTGGGCAAGTGACGGGACAATTGCCAATGGGTTGGGTTTAGGTAGCCGTTTGGAAAATTTTTCTAATTTAAAATTGAACCCACAACGGGCGGGGAAAATTGAAACGATTTCGTTAGATACTGACCAATATCAAGGATTACGTTTTCGTTCGTTGCTTGTTGAAACAGGGAATTCGGTCATTCCCTACGCGCAACTATTATCCAATACTAATTCGTTAGAAGAATCACTGGTTATGTTTCAAAAAATCTTGATTGTCTGTATGGTAGTTTTTGGGCTTATTTCTTTATGGGTGAGTTATTACTTGGCTAAATTAAACTTACAGCCAATTATTAAATCATGGAAAAAACAACAAGAGTTTGTAGAAAATGCGTCTCATGAGTTGAGAACACCCTTGACAGTTATACAAGCTAAGTTAGAGAAACTGTTTATCAATCCTCAACACACTGTTATGGAAGAATCAGAATCGATTGCGATTGCGCTAAGTGAAGCGAAACGTTTAGGTCAATTGACCAATAGTTTGTTAATGTTGGCACGTTCTGACGGGAACCAACTAGTAGTGAACAAAGAACGTCAGATGACAGATTCATTTATTAAAGAAGTGGTGAATCCTTTTATTGAAATTTCCGAGTTGGACGATAAACAACTGATTATTGAAGAAAATCAACTATTAGAAGTGTCATTTGATCGTAATTTGATGAAACAATTATTAGTTATCTTATTAGACAACGCATTAAAATACACAGAAGAATCCGATTCTATTACTATAAGCAGTAAACAAAGCGCTCAGAATTGGGAACTTATTATTTCTGATACAGGTATTGGCGTTAAAGAGGAAGATTTATCACGAATTTTTGAACGTTTTTACCGTGAAGATAGTGCCCGACAACGCGACACAGGTGGTCATGGTTTAGGGTTATCCATTGCTAAATGGATAACAAGCAGTCACGGTGGGAGTATTGTTGCTGAACTCAACCAACCTAAAGGCACACGTTTTATCATCACTTTGCCTTTAAAAAGCAGCCAATAA